The Veillonellaceae bacterium genomic interval TTGATTGTATACGCTAATAAAGCTTGCGAAACCACCTATGGCTACAGCCAGGAGGAGTTTATCGGGATGCCGATCAGTCAAATCAGCGCTGATAATCAAACCAAGCAAACTAAGTATTTCCAGAAGATTATAAAAAAGGCCCCTCTATCGCAGCGCATATTGACAATCCATAAACGCAAAAACGGACGGCAGTTTCCGGTTGAAGTCATTGCTAAACTAATTGAAATAAACGGGCGTCGCTATCTGTTGTCTCATAATACTGATATTACCCGCAATAATAAACTGCAGAGCAGAATTAATAATATAATCCGTAATCTTAGCCAGCAGGCCTATCGCGATTATTTGACCGGCGCTTATAACAGGGCTTACTTGTATAATGTCTGCTTACCGCGTCTGATAGGTTGTAAAATCGGCTTGCTGGTAATTGACGTTGATCGATTCAAGGGAATAAACGAACGTTATGGCCATGAAGGCGGAGATATAGTTCTGCAGATGATTGCTAAGTTTATTAGTTCGTCGTTAAGGCGGCGTGACAAGGTGTTTCGTTATGGCGGTGATGAATTTGTTGTTATTCTTACCAATCCTGATTGTGCCGAGCTTGAGGTCGTTGCTAAACGAATTGCCGATATAGTTGCATCAACCCCAATAATGTATAATCAGGGAAAGGTATTATGCACTGTCAGTATCGGAAAGG includes:
- a CDS encoding diguanylate cyclase; translation: MNNGNSNIPSSALFYSEILDLTHDCLLLTDLNTGLIVYANKACETTYGYSQEEFIGMPISQISADNQTKQTKYFQKIIKKAPLSQRILTIHKRKNGRQFPVEVIAKLIEINGRRYLLSHNTDITRNNKLQSRINNIIRNLSQQAYRDYLTGAYNRAYLYNVCLPRLIGCKIGLLVIDVDRFKGINERYGHEGGDIVLQMIAKFISSSLRRRDKVFRYGGDEFVVILTNPDCAELEVVAKRIADIVASTPIMYNQGKVLCTVSIGKAKGFIVEDDDLDKLIRVADNELMAIKNCRSQK